The proteins below come from a single Eucalyptus grandis isolate ANBG69807.140 chromosome 3, ASM1654582v1, whole genome shotgun sequence genomic window:
- the LOC104435953 gene encoding ribulose bisphosphate carboxylase small chain clone 512 gives MSASVFTAPVVGSGCVGLQLKQFKLFPVKESAGWRQRTVSNGSKTYCMKTWNPINNKKFETLSYLPPLSDDSIAKEIDYMLKKGWVPCLEFDEVGYVRRENSRMPGYYDGRYWTLWKLPMFGCNDSSQVLHEISECKKAYPNAYVRCLAFDNKNQGQCMAFIIQRPASS, from the exons ATGTCTGCATCGGTTTTTACCGCTCCGGTCGTCGGATCAGGCTGTGTTGGCTTGCAACTAAAGCAATTTAAGCTGTTCCCGGTAAAAGAGTCTGCAGGATGGCGCCAGAGAACCGTCTCCAATGGTTCTAAAACCTACTGCATGAAG ACATGGAATCCGATCAACAACAAGAAGTTCGAGACCCTTTCCTACCTCCCTCCTCTGTCAGACGATTCAATTGCCAAGGAGATCGACTACATGCTCAAGAAAGGATGGGTCCCGTGCCTTGAATTCGATGAG GTGGGGTACGTGCGTAGAGAAAATAGCAGGATGCCAGGGTACTACGACGGGCGGTACTGGACGCTCTGGAAGCTGCCGATGTTCGGCTGCAACGACTCCTCCCAAGTCCTCCACGAGATCAGCGAGTGCAAGAAGGCGTACCCAAATGCCTACGTTCGCTGCCTGGCATTTGACAACAAGAATCAAGGTCAGTGCATGGCCTTTATCATCCAGAGACCTGCCTCGAGTTGA